Proteins found in one Melioribacteraceae bacterium 4301-Me genomic segment:
- a CDS encoding FAD-dependent protein, which produces MKKELELIVEPSLINNYDHLKNLSAQKLKLNIEDISAVQVIRKSIDARVRSPVFKLKAVVYINENPASLFYKTEFHRIKTDKKIIIVGSGPAGLFAALRLLELGIKPIVLERGKDVRNRRKDLRAIQQFGMVNSDSNYCFGEGGAGTYSDGKLYTRATKRGNVNKILNLFVQHGAPLEILIDAHPHIGSNRLPKIVSSIRETIISNGGELHFNSRVTDFIVKNRKILGVIVNSEKEFLSNAVILATGHSARDIFYLLDEKNIRLEPKPYAMGVRVEHPQELIDEIQYHSNKRHPNLPPASYNLTCQIDKRGVYSFCMCPGGIIIPASTKGDELVLNGMSVSKRNSRYANSGLVVTINENDWVKYSSFGVFSGLEFQKEIEKKAYVEGGGNQVAPAQRVTDFIKGRTSSSLPESSYIPGTTSRPLHELFPLNIVKAIKNSLLLFDRKMKGYVTEEALILAAETRTSSPIRIPRDSNTLMHIDIEGLFPAGEGAGYAGGIVSAAIDGQRSAETAVKFILSKDS; this is translated from the coding sequence ATGAAAAAAGAATTGGAACTTATTGTTGAACCAAGCCTTATCAACAATTATGACCACCTGAAAAATTTATCTGCTCAAAAGCTAAAACTTAACATCGAAGATATTTCAGCAGTGCAGGTTATTCGTAAATCAATAGATGCTAGAGTTCGTTCTCCTGTTTTTAAATTAAAAGCAGTGGTTTATATAAATGAAAATCCCGCATCACTTTTTTATAAGACTGAATTTCACCGTATAAAGACAGATAAAAAAATTATAATAGTTGGCAGCGGGCCAGCAGGTCTTTTTGCAGCCTTAAGATTACTTGAACTTGGAATCAAACCTATTGTTTTAGAAAGGGGTAAAGATGTTAGAAATCGTCGAAAGGATTTGAGAGCAATACAGCAATTTGGCATGGTTAATTCGGATTCCAATTATTGCTTTGGTGAGGGAGGTGCTGGTACTTACAGTGATGGAAAACTTTATACAAGAGCTACTAAAAGAGGAAATGTAAACAAAATATTAAATTTATTTGTACAGCATGGTGCACCGCTTGAAATATTGATTGATGCTCATCCTCACATTGGTTCTAATCGACTTCCTAAAATAGTCTCATCAATTAGAGAGACTATAATTTCTAACGGAGGTGAACTTCATTTTAATTCCAGAGTAACTGATTTCATTGTTAAAAATAGAAAAATTTTGGGAGTTATAGTTAATTCAGAAAAAGAATTTCTGAGTAATGCGGTAATTTTAGCCACTGGTCATTCTGCAAGGGATATTTTTTACTTGCTGGATGAAAAAAATATTAGACTCGAACCTAAGCCTTATGCAATGGGTGTTCGTGTTGAACATCCTCAGGAACTAATCGATGAGATACAATATCATTCAAATAAAAGACACCCTAATTTGCCCCCAGCAAGTTATAATTTAACATGTCAAATAGATAAACGAGGTGTATATTCCTTTTGTATGTGTCCTGGCGGTATAATTATACCGGCATCTACTAAAGGTGATGAGCTTGTTTTAAACGGTATGTCTGTTTCCAAAAGAAATTCTCGCTATGCTAATTCTGGTTTAGTGGTTACAATAAATGAAAACGATTGGGTTAAGTATTCTTCTTTTGGTGTTTTTTCTGGTTTAGAATTCCAAAAGGAAATTGAAAAAAAGGCATACGTAGAAGGCGGAGGTAATCAGGTAGCCCCTGCCCAAAGAGTTACTGATTTTATTAAAGGCAGAACTTCTTCATCGCTGCCAGAGTCTTCATATATTCCTGGAACTACCTCTAGACCGCTTCATGAACTGTTTCCATTAAATATTGTAAAAGCCATAAAAAATTCGCTTTTATTGTTTGATAGAAAAATGAAAGGATACGTTACGGAAGAGGCCCTAATCTTGGCTGCTGAAACAAGAACAAGTTCTCCAATAAGAATTCCCAGAGATTCGAATACGTTAATGCATATTGATATTGAAGGGTTATTTCCTGCTGGAGAGGGTGCTGGTTATGCAGGTGGGATAGTCTCAGCTGCTATTGATGGTCAACGCTCTGCTGAAACTGCAGTTAAATTTATTTTGTCCAAAGATTCTTAG